A genomic region of Enterococcus sp. 12C11_DIV0727 contains the following coding sequences:
- the lepB gene encoding signal peptidase I has protein sequence MKSQKKNVRPAKRKHKKVNKQKKKLRKTKILFFEIVLTLLVTIGILSVLSLFTFSFAKVEGYSMSDTLDDGEVVVVNKLSKIKRFDLVYLKVPKSKDKSIRRIIGQPGESLYYKNGQLFIDEQEKDESFIDDYKNQFEQDGMLYTEDFTLKSLSGRPTIPKGKYLVLGDNRPYATDSRYYQLVDEKEIIGKVEMRVLPLHKLQRVK, from the coding sequence ATGAAGTCTCAAAAAAAGAATGTACGACCTGCTAAACGAAAACATAAGAAAGTAAATAAACAAAAAAAAAAACTTAGAAAAACGAAAATACTTTTTTTTGAAATCGTATTGACTCTCTTGGTAACGATAGGAATTTTATCCGTACTTTCTCTTTTTACCTTTTCCTTTGCTAAAGTAGAAGGATATTCTATGAGTGATACGCTGGATGATGGAGAAGTTGTTGTTGTAAACAAATTATCTAAAATTAAACGTTTTGATCTTGTCTATCTTAAAGTACCAAAGTCGAAAGATAAATCAATTCGTAGAATTATTGGCCAACCTGGCGAAAGTTTATATTATAAGAATGGCCAATTATTTATTGACGAGCAAGAAAAAGATGAATCCTTTATCGATGATTACAAAAATCAGTTTGAACAAGATGGAATGCTCTATACGGAAGATTTTACGCTAAAATCACTGTCGGGAAGGCCAACGATCCCTAAAGGTAAGTATCTTGTTCTAGGCGACAATCGCCCTTATGCAACAGATAGTAGGTACTATCAGCTGGTAGATGAAAAAGAAATCATCGGAAAAGTTGAAATGAGAGTATTGCCGCTTCATAAACTACAGCGAGTGAAATGA
- a CDS encoding WxL domain-containing protein: MRKCNVVSALIIPLAVLSSMVGTCSSAYAEAGSISGPGTIKFEGEYPQNIVDPENPEVTVDPGESPKLEGDLRIDFVPKLDFYQNKISDKDEVYYANAQNFFGATKARGNFIQITDLRQKPTGWTLQLRQEMQFTNNGTKNKEIKGAMLSLDNSWVNSTKDLSEAPQLSKEIINIDNIGASYNLAQASSGHGSGTWSISFGASGENKSNQKNTLEPRLNKDGQSVLDPIFDQKPVYQNKAVSLSIPGTTMVDPVPYTTVLTWILAELP; the protein is encoded by the coding sequence ATGAGAAAATGTAACGTAGTTTCAGCGCTCATTATACCGCTTGCAGTACTTTCCTCAATGGTAGGTACATGTAGTTCTGCTTATGCGGAAGCAGGATCAATAAGTGGTCCTGGAACGATTAAATTTGAAGGAGAATATCCTCAAAATATCGTAGATCCTGAAAATCCGGAAGTAACTGTTGATCCTGGAGAATCACCTAAATTAGAAGGCGATTTAAGAATTGATTTTGTACCGAAGTTAGACTTTTACCAGAATAAAATTTCTGATAAAGATGAAGTTTATTATGCTAATGCTCAAAACTTTTTTGGTGCAACTAAGGCTAGAGGGAACTTTATTCAGATTACTGACTTGAGACAAAAGCCAACTGGTTGGACTTTACAACTTCGACAAGAAATGCAATTTACAAACAATGGTACAAAAAACAAAGAAATCAAAGGCGCAATGCTTTCATTAGATAATTCTTGGGTGAATTCTACCAAAGATCTTAGTGAAGCGCCGCAACTGTCAAAAGAAATCATCAACATAGACAATATAGGAGCGTCATATAATTTAGCTCAAGCTAGTTCTGGACATGGCAGCGGAACTTGGTCAATTTCGTTTGGTGCATCAGGTGAAAACAAAAGCAATCAAAAGAATACTTTGGAGCCAAGATTGAATAAAGATGGTCAATCAGTGCTTGATCCAATCTTTGATCAAAAACCTGTCTATCAAAACAAAGCAGTGTCATTGTCTATCCCTGGAACAACTATGGTTGACCCAGTACCTTATACTACGGTGTTAACTTGGATATTAGCCGAGTTGCCATAA
- a CDS encoding alpha/beta hydrolase: MAFLQVSIYSNVLEMEMSMNVILPQKTEKKVGTATNGRLTDVPVMYLLHGMGGNHSVWERRTSIERYVADLGLAVIMPSTDLGWYTDTRYDMKYWTFISEELPTICHELFPQLTTKRAKTFAVGLSMGGYGAIKLGLAKPESFGAVASLSGAVNLADRMEDLLAVRGQKFWEGIFGPFEQVQGSSNDPMFLLDQLVKSGKTPPNIFLCCGEEDLLLYGNKKMASALTSNTIEHTFETGPGNHDWIFWDTWIQRVLAWLPLEK, encoded by the coding sequence ATGGCTTTTTTACAAGTAAGTATTTATTCAAATGTATTGGAAATGGAAATGTCAATGAACGTTATACTACCACAAAAAACAGAGAAAAAAGTCGGTACAGCAACGAATGGTAGACTAACCGATGTTCCAGTAATGTATCTGCTTCATGGAATGGGCGGCAATCACAGTGTATGGGAACGACGGACATCGATAGAACGCTATGTCGCTGATTTAGGATTAGCTGTGATCATGCCATCTACTGATCTTGGCTGGTATACAGATACACGCTATGATATGAAATACTGGACCTTTATCTCAGAAGAATTGCCAACTATTTGCCATGAACTTTTCCCGCAATTAACAACGAAAAGAGCTAAAACATTTGCAGTTGGTCTTTCAATGGGTGGTTATGGTGCGATAAAACTCGGTTTGGCTAAGCCAGAAAGTTTTGGCGCTGTGGCTTCTTTGTCAGGGGCGGTAAATCTTGCTGATAGAATGGAAGATCTTTTGGCTGTTAGAGGACAAAAATTCTGGGAAGGGATTTTTGGTCCTTTCGAGCAAGTTCAAGGATCAAGCAACGATCCAATGTTTTTACTTGATCAATTAGTTAAAAGCGGCAAAACACCGCCTAATATTTTTCTTTGTTGTGGTGAGGAGGATTTGCTTTTATATGGAAATAAAAAGATGGCATCGGCGTTGACTTCTAATACTATTGAACACACATTTGAAACGGGTCCAGGAAATCATGATTGGATTTTTTGGGATACGTGGATTCAACGAGTATTGGCATGGTTGCCGTTAGAAAAATAA
- a CDS encoding LPXTG cell wall anchor domain-containing protein, translating into MKKIIRSMIISFAFALAIVYPLNAAAKANGGEVQTNGVISFYEESSSTEPSSSVEPSSGPEPSTSEPKVVKPVGRYPSTGEMVKKSFVVTGIALIVIGLVLFFWKRKKEHEGRDDQ; encoded by the coding sequence ATGAAAAAAATAATCAGATCTATGATCATCTCCTTTGCCTTTGCATTGGCAATCGTTTATCCATTAAATGCGGCGGCTAAGGCAAATGGAGGAGAAGTTCAAACTAATGGTGTGATCAGCTTTTATGAGGAAAGCTCATCAACAGAACCTTCAAGCTCAGTAGAACCTTCATCTGGTCCCGAACCGTCAACTAGTGAACCTAAAGTGGTAAAACCAGTTGGACGTTATCCAAGTACAGGTGAGATGGTTAAGAAAAGCTTTGTAGTTACTGGTATTGCTTTAATCGTAATTGGCTTAGTTCTGTTTTTCTGGAAACGTAAGAAAGAACATGAAGGGCGGGATGATCAATGA
- a CDS encoding MDR family MFS transporter — translation MERKTNVKLVTISVFVATFMTAIEGTIVSTAMPTIVGSLHGMEIMNWVFSIYLLTNAMLTPIYGKLADKIGRKPIFMIGIIIFIIGSSLCGLAQNMITLIIARAIQGIGAGAIMPVALTILADIYSIDKRAKMLGLNSAAWGIASIFGPLAGGFIVDTVGWHWIFFINVPIGIVLMGLIAYFLVEPKREKSKVPMDILGSIQLMLVLLTLLLGFQLIGDGGFDLKVFLCLGASFLFFILFILVEKRAKDPVIDLKLFKNSTFVIVNIVAALISGFLMGVEVYIPMWMQGVLGKSAGIGGLVLAPMSILWMVGSFIASNLMEKHTTKRVLTIGLSITLLGGIFLVLVPATISFVWFFAISSVLGVGFGITITTTTVTAQSSVDPSEMGVATSFNTLARTIGQTLMVSIFGVIINAVTTSELAKSTLKVDSDVMNQLVNPHTANTIPADLLKPLRGMLYAGLHNVYVVGIGLIIIAMILNISVKKKLA, via the coding sequence ATGGAAAGAAAAACAAACGTCAAACTTGTAACGATCAGTGTTTTTGTTGCAACCTTTATGACAGCAATCGAAGGAACGATCGTTTCAACTGCAATGCCGACAATCGTCGGATCATTACATGGTATGGAGATCATGAACTGGGTCTTCTCTATTTACTTATTAACTAATGCAATGTTAACGCCAATTTATGGGAAGTTGGCAGATAAAATCGGGCGTAAGCCAATTTTTATGATCGGAATTATTATTTTTATTATTGGATCATCCTTATGTGGTTTGGCGCAAAATATGATAACGTTGATCATTGCCCGAGCAATTCAAGGAATTGGGGCAGGAGCAATCATGCCTGTTGCTTTGACGATTTTGGCCGATATTTATTCAATTGACAAACGTGCAAAAATGCTAGGATTAAATAGTGCAGCTTGGGGAATTGCCAGTATTTTCGGTCCTCTGGCTGGAGGGTTCATCGTAGATACTGTTGGTTGGCACTGGATTTTCTTTATTAACGTACCAATTGGTATTGTGTTAATGGGATTGATTGCTTACTTTTTAGTTGAACCAAAACGAGAAAAAAGCAAAGTGCCGATGGATATTTTGGGTAGTATTCAACTGATGCTAGTCTTATTAACCTTATTATTAGGGTTTCAATTGATCGGTGATGGCGGTTTTGATTTAAAAGTATTCCTGTGCTTAGGAGCCTCATTTCTATTTTTTATCCTGTTCATCTTGGTGGAAAAAAGAGCCAAAGATCCTGTTATTGATTTGAAGCTGTTTAAAAACTCTACTTTTGTGATCGTCAATATCGTAGCGGCGTTGATCAGTGGCTTTTTGATGGGGGTAGAAGTTTATATACCAATGTGGATGCAAGGCGTACTAGGAAAAAGTGCCGGAATCGGTGGCTTAGTATTAGCCCCTATGTCGATTTTGTGGATGGTCGGTTCATTTATTGCTAGTAATTTAATGGAAAAACATACGACAAAACGAGTATTAACAATCGGGTTAAGTATTACGTTACTAGGGGGGATTTTCTTAGTATTAGTTCCAGCAACGATTTCATTTGTTTGGTTTTTTGCGATTTCTTCTGTTTTAGGCGTTGGTTTTGGGATCACGATCACAACTACTACTGTGACGGCTCAAAGCAGTGTCGATCCATCAGAAATGGGGGTTGCAACATCATTCAATACGTTAGCTAGAACAATCGGACAAACGTTAATGGTTTCGATTTTTGGTGTGATCATCAATGCCGTAACAACTTCAGAGTTAGCTAAAAGTACCTTGAAGGTTGACTCAGATGTTATGAACCAGTTAGTTAATCCGCATACAGCTAATACCATTCCAGCTGATTTACTTAAACCTCTGCGCGGCATGCTTTATGCTGGTCTGCATAATGTCTATGTAGTTGGTATTGGGCTAATCATCATTGCAATGATTTTGAATATCAGTGTCAAAAAGAAACTAGCATAA
- a CDS encoding WxL domain-containing protein has protein sequence MKTKTLCSVALLAVIGASLALPAGANAEAKSQAAKGTMTFTEDNDPKDVVDPEDPTKPIVDPKEPIIVNPDRGSFSIDAVTELNFGTDKVKAFASNPEYFAAAIPAKNADGDITRGNFVQFTDVRGTANHKYTVSAQLTKQFTAGTSASTFLKGATIDYSNAVITSKDPAAQWPATTVAGFKLAADAAGTGAGDSVKVLENKDASKGIGTYTIEFGQYGDGTADTTAESVKLTVPNTNILLADTYTAEITWSIAEVPDTPAQ, from the coding sequence ATGAAAACAAAAACATTATGTTCAGTAGCATTATTAGCAGTAATCGGAGCAAGCTTAGCCTTACCAGCAGGTGCAAACGCCGAAGCAAAATCACAAGCAGCAAAAGGAACAATGACTTTTACTGAAGACAATGATCCTAAAGATGTTGTTGATCCAGAAGATCCAACAAAACCAATCGTAGATCCAAAAGAACCAATCATCGTTAACCCAGATCGTGGTTCATTTAGTATCGATGCTGTAACTGAACTAAACTTTGGTACAGATAAAGTAAAAGCTTTTGCATCAAACCCTGAATACTTTGCAGCAGCTATCCCAGCAAAAAATGCTGATGGAGACATCACTCGTGGTAACTTCGTACAGTTCACTGATGTTCGTGGTACTGCTAACCATAAATATACAGTAAGTGCACAATTAACAAAACAATTTACAGCTGGTACAAGCGCAAGTACTTTCTTGAAAGGGGCAACAATTGACTACTCAAATGCAGTAATTACGTCTAAAGACCCAGCAGCTCAATGGCCAGCAACTACAGTTGCAGGATTTAAATTAGCAGCTGATGCAGCTGGAACAGGCGCTGGAGATTCAGTAAAAGTTTTAGAAAATAAAGATGCTTCTAAAGGTATCGGAACTTACACAATCGAATTTGGTCAATACGGTGACGGAACTGCAGATACAACTGCTGAATCTGTCAAATTAACTGTGCCGAACACAAATATATTATTAGCTGATACGTATACAGCTGAAATCACTTGGTCAATTGCTGAAGTGCCAGACACTCCTGCACAATAA
- the metK gene encoding methionine adenosyltransferase, translating to MTERHLFTSESVSEGHPDKVADQVSDAILDAILEQDPKARVACETSVTTGLVLVFGEISTTAYVDIQKVVRQTLKDIGYTRAKYGFDGDTVAVLVAIDEQSPDIAQGVDDALETRGDKDAKDDIGAGDQGLMFGFAVDETPELIPLPISLSHKLVRRLAQLRKEEKLPYLRPDAKSQVTVEYDENGKPQRVDTVVISTQHDEEATLEQIQADVKKFVIEEVIPADLLDEETKYFINPTGRFVIGGPQGDAGLTGRKIIVDTYGGYARHGGGAFSGKDATKVDRSASYAARYIAKNIVAAGLAEKVEVQLAYAIGVAQPVSISINTFGTSNVPESKLIKAVRENFDLRPAGIIEMLDLRRPIYKQTAAYGHFGRTDIELSWEQTDKVEAIKKSLME from the coding sequence ATGACAGAGAGACATTTATTTACATCAGAATCCGTTTCTGAAGGACATCCAGACAAAGTTGCCGATCAAGTGAGTGACGCAATACTAGATGCGATTTTGGAACAAGATCCAAAAGCCCGTGTGGCATGTGAAACAAGCGTTACAACTGGTTTAGTTTTAGTTTTTGGAGAAATTTCTACTACAGCCTATGTAGATATCCAAAAAGTCGTTCGTCAAACACTGAAAGATATTGGCTATACTCGTGCTAAATATGGTTTTGATGGTGATACTGTTGCAGTTCTTGTAGCAATCGATGAGCAATCACCAGATATTGCACAAGGTGTAGATGATGCGCTGGAAACACGTGGTGACAAAGATGCTAAAGATGATATTGGCGCTGGAGATCAAGGCTTGATGTTTGGTTTTGCGGTGGATGAGACACCAGAACTAATACCTTTACCGATTTCGTTGAGTCATAAACTTGTGCGCCGTTTAGCACAATTACGTAAAGAAGAAAAACTTCCTTATTTACGTCCAGATGCAAAATCTCAAGTAACGGTAGAATATGATGAAAATGGCAAACCACAACGTGTGGATACAGTCGTGATCAGTACACAACATGATGAAGAAGCTACGCTGGAGCAGATTCAAGCAGACGTAAAAAAATTCGTTATTGAAGAAGTGATCCCAGCAGATTTACTAGATGAAGAAACAAAATATTTTATTAACCCTACTGGCCGTTTTGTTATTGGTGGACCTCAAGGTGATGCCGGGTTAACTGGACGTAAGATCATTGTAGATACTTACGGCGGTTATGCGCGTCATGGTGGTGGTGCTTTTTCAGGAAAAGATGCGACGAAAGTCGATCGTTCTGCAAGCTATGCCGCTCGATACATTGCTAAAAATATCGTTGCAGCTGGTTTAGCTGAAAAAGTTGAAGTTCAATTGGCTTATGCGATTGGTGTAGCACAACCCGTATCCATTTCAATCAATACTTTCGGGACAAGCAATGTGCCAGAAAGCAAATTGATTAAAGCTGTTAGAGAAAACTTTGACCTGCGTCCAGCAGGAATAATTGAAATGCTTGACCTACGCCGTCCAATCTACAAACAAACGGCAGCATATGGTCATTTTGGTCGTACAGACATTGAACTATCTTGGGAGCAGACAGATAAAGTCGAAGCAATCAAGAAAAGCTTGATGGAGTAA
- a CDS encoding DUF916 and DUF3324 domain-containing protein: MKKKNLLFLLVAAIIAVLLPFTVHAEDNSSGNATGFTYETIKPDNQRDTGAGYFDLRMTPAQKQTVKIKIKNLASEEIEVSVKLNSTKTNANGVVEYGPTTIKKDKSLKYDFEKIVTAPETVKVPANGEQDIDIEINMPEASFDGMIAGGIQLQKVEKEKKNDPKKTGVINKYAYVIGMILTESDKEVQPNLELNKVSADLNNFRNTFFVNFSNVEAAYLENMTTQVQIMKEDSDEVLYETKRSGMRMAPNSLINFPVSMEGDRMVAGNYRAKILVTAGDRKWNWDEKFKITDEEADKFNNQDAGLEDVQTFNWKLIAGIVGGIVGLAVIIFLVIRAISKKKQAKKKQVRKKKPRK, translated from the coding sequence ATGAAGAAAAAAAATCTATTATTTTTGTTAGTAGCAGCTATCATAGCAGTACTTCTGCCATTTACGGTCCATGCAGAAGATAACAGTAGCGGTAACGCAACTGGATTTACATATGAAACAATCAAGCCGGATAATCAAAGGGACACAGGTGCAGGTTATTTTGATTTAAGAATGACACCTGCTCAAAAGCAAACTGTTAAGATTAAAATCAAGAATTTAGCTTCAGAAGAAATTGAAGTTTCTGTGAAGCTCAATAGTACAAAAACAAATGCTAACGGAGTTGTCGAGTATGGCCCGACGACGATAAAAAAAGATAAGTCACTGAAGTACGATTTTGAAAAAATCGTTACAGCACCAGAGACAGTAAAAGTACCGGCAAATGGTGAACAAGATATCGACATAGAAATCAATATGCCAGAAGCTTCATTCGATGGGATGATTGCTGGCGGAATTCAGCTTCAAAAAGTGGAAAAAGAAAAGAAAAATGATCCAAAGAAAACAGGGGTTATCAATAAATACGCATATGTGATTGGGATGATCCTTACTGAATCAGATAAAGAAGTACAGCCAAATTTGGAATTAAATAAAGTTTCTGCTGATTTAAATAATTTTAGGAATACTTTTTTTGTCAATTTTTCGAACGTTGAAGCAGCCTATTTAGAAAACATGACAACACAGGTACAAATCATGAAAGAAGATAGTGATGAAGTCTTATATGAAACAAAACGTTCTGGCATGAGAATGGCGCCAAATTCATTGATCAATTTTCCTGTAAGTATGGAAGGGGATCGCATGGTTGCTGGAAATTATCGCGCGAAAATCCTTGTGACAGCTGGAGATAGAAAATGGAACTGGGATGAGAAATTTAAAATTACAGATGAAGAAGCAGATAAATTCAATAATCAAGATGCTGGTTTAGAAGACGTTCAAACATTTAACTGGAAATTAATTGCAGGGATCGTCGGTGGAATTGTGGGATTAGCCGTGATCATTTTCTTAGTAATTAGAGCAATCAGTAAAAAGAAACAGGCAAAGAAAAAACAAGTAAGAAAAAAGAAACCAAGAAAATAA
- a CDS encoding isopeptide-forming domain-containing fimbrial protein, with protein MKIGKKSYIILGLVLFASIFSVIVLNNITLMKAAEEKYAIKMETINESGKVPVTITISEPADERLKLTFEGVNEVTVEELLNGISDDQKSNISIDNTEDAMVKLITTKASTTPLKINFSVSRLNQSKEGKVTLSDTENTKLVSSSTTFDDGLGSLEDTSLQERLLPIQTSRLAQTRAKTTGPVSATPEEIAAANDAANTRFGFNPLTNVKTVGTWAEFKAAYDDQTVTKIIMTADISRTTNLALRQTSIEIDGGGFILDMNSDTLRMAARPTDGIGFFHFHDMTAKNSANEGNGLGGNMWAFVNATNGTPYSQNWYYRTGNINTVRENGQRVIRLIRGTRGEITVYGKLNLITTSENFYAGSMIIEDGTNWYGEDTGSNYSVIWFEQNSSGTDTGAAQKFQIGKHAQVVLKNSTNGTAYPAVYSYYSDLTVGENSIYNSNMNGNSVRFDNTGSSMTVKKDATVNLLSRGSGSVMQFSTNNSSFNLEPGGSIYIVGSTTSPVVDITGGSNKTFTMNSPKGFDIRNKNTGTASNSPALSTTNIATNILTINDSDIDLWTLRSELMGPSQQTYAKVEGFSAKANGGASNVTTTEPGLATFVATQYRRIAGMNANPEIEWVPVTDADKTYKARVKIGMTPTDSFDENGNVILQPVYAAAGQAQVTYTDTYGETHTVSTDAQGYAIMTDTKFNITNKEIKAHAVRGPWIAETDPTTPVLDVTPPDPAIVEGGKVTNGMKQLSGKDAEANAKIYVDINGTRQTNVGKVNADGTWTYNLPRYLNTGETIQIFLEDNAGKITETLDPAAPSTNSDNGNINPATELKYRDATFKAATKYTVEDVLPDKPLMEKTVISSGGATTQVGDTLTYTLTAKNNKEASYTTLWSNTVVTDTIPAGLDFDPATAEVKIDGVVAETPKDYTYDADSRVLTVKLGDLATGASSVVTFKAQVSSSAVGTVISNTASVIGDSPREETFVEGPNDPDAKHETYSATSKKADNPGGTVFGVLELASAPTEIDFGSVKYQGKTTRINTAQHHGADLVVKDSRANKKGWSLTAKMTTPMTSTNPDIPAYTLDGALKYVYKNNEITLNGGAQDIMTQAANASTAETTYNISDTWSESGDGFKFETSAQDVKTLGTYQGEILWELGDTP; from the coding sequence ATGAAAATCGGAAAAAAGTCTTATATCATTTTAGGGCTTGTTTTATTCGCAAGTATTTTTTCTGTCATAGTGCTGAATAACATTACCTTGATGAAAGCAGCAGAAGAAAAATATGCTATTAAAATGGAAACAATCAATGAATCAGGAAAAGTTCCTGTAACAATAACGATTTCTGAGCCTGCTGATGAACGATTAAAGCTTACTTTTGAAGGTGTCAATGAAGTAACCGTTGAGGAACTTTTAAATGGTATTTCTGATGATCAAAAGTCGAATATATCAATAGATAATACTGAAGATGCTATGGTAAAACTCATTACTACGAAAGCTAGTACTACTCCTTTAAAAATAAACTTTTCAGTTAGTCGGCTAAATCAGTCTAAAGAGGGAAAGGTAACACTATCTGATACCGAAAATACGAAATTAGTATCAAGTAGTACCACGTTTGATGATGGATTAGGCTCTTTAGAAGATACTTCTCTTCAAGAAAGATTATTACCAATCCAAACTTCAAGACTTGCTCAAACAAGAGCCAAAACTACTGGACCTGTTTCAGCAACACCAGAAGAAATTGCAGCTGCAAATGATGCGGCAAATACTAGATTTGGGTTCAATCCCCTAACTAATGTTAAAACAGTAGGCACTTGGGCTGAATTTAAAGCAGCGTATGATGACCAAACGGTTACTAAAATCATCATGACTGCTGATATTAGTAGAACTACTAATTTAGCCCTTCGTCAAACATCCATCGAAATCGATGGTGGAGGCTTCATATTGGATATGAACAGTGATACGCTGAGAATGGCAGCGCGACCTACAGATGGGATTGGCTTCTTTCATTTTCATGATATGACTGCTAAAAATTCTGCAAATGAAGGAAACGGTCTTGGAGGAAATATGTGGGCTTTTGTCAATGCCACAAACGGAACACCTTACTCCCAAAATTGGTATTATCGAACCGGAAATATTAATACAGTTCGTGAAAATGGCCAACGCGTTATTCGTTTGATTCGAGGAACACGTGGAGAGATAACTGTTTATGGGAAGCTGAATTTGATTACTACCTCAGAAAACTTTTATGCAGGAAGCATGATCATTGAGGATGGAACAAATTGGTATGGTGAAGATACCGGATCAAACTATTCAGTGATTTGGTTTGAACAAAATTCAAGCGGTACTGACACAGGAGCTGCGCAGAAATTTCAGATAGGGAAACATGCTCAGGTAGTTTTGAAGAATTCTACGAATGGAACAGCCTATCCAGCAGTTTATTCTTATTATTCTGATTTAACTGTGGGAGAAAATTCTATTTACAATTCTAATATGAATGGAAATTCAGTTCGTTTTGATAACACAGGTTCCTCTATGACTGTAAAAAAGGATGCAACAGTAAACTTACTCAGTCGTGGTAGTGGTTCAGTTATGCAGTTTAGCACAAATAATTCTTCCTTTAATTTAGAACCAGGTGGTAGTATCTATATTGTTGGTTCAACAACAAGCCCTGTTGTTGATATCACAGGAGGTTCTAATAAAACATTTACGATGAATTCACCAAAAGGTTTTGATATTCGAAACAAAAATACAGGGACTGCAAGTAATAGTCCAGCTCTTTCGACCACCAATATCGCAACTAATATTTTGACAATTAATGATTCGGATATTGATTTATGGACATTAAGGTCTGAATTAATGGGGCCATCTCAGCAAACATATGCTAAAGTTGAAGGATTTTCAGCAAAAGCCAATGGTGGTGCGTCTAATGTTACAACTACAGAACCTGGATTAGCTACTTTTGTAGCAACCCAATATCGTCGAATTGCTGGTATGAATGCAAATCCTGAAATCGAATGGGTTCCTGTAACTGATGCAGACAAAACCTACAAGGCAAGAGTAAAAATTGGAATGACACCAACAGATAGTTTTGATGAAAATGGTAATGTTATTTTACAACCTGTTTATGCCGCAGCTGGTCAAGCACAGGTAACGTATACAGATACTTATGGGGAAACTCATACTGTGTCCACGGACGCACAAGGCTATGCAATAATGACAGATACAAAATTTAATATTACCAACAAAGAAATCAAGGCACATGCTGTCAGAGGTCCATGGATCGCTGAAACTGATCCAACTACACCAGTTTTGGATGTTACACCACCAGACCCTGCTATTGTGGAAGGCGGAAAAGTTACTAACGGAATGAAGCAATTAAGTGGTAAAGATGCTGAGGCAAATGCCAAAATCTATGTTGATATCAATGGTACACGTCAAACAAATGTTGGAAAAGTAAATGCTGATGGTACTTGGACTTATAACTTACCTAGATACTTAAATACAGGTGAGACCATCCAGATTTTCTTAGAAGATAATGCTGGTAAAATAACAGAGACTCTTGATCCGGCAGCCCCATCAACAAATAGTGACAATGGAAATATCAATCCAGCGACGGAGTTAAAATATCGTGATGCAACATTTAAAGCTGCAACAAAGTATACAGTGGAAGATGTCCTTCCTGATAAACCTTTAATGGAAAAAACAGTTATTTCTTCTGGGGGCGCTACTACACAAGTGGGTGACACATTGACGTATACATTAACAGCTAAAAACAACAAAGAAGCGTCATATACAACGCTTTGGTCAAATACTGTAGTAACCGATACAATTCCAGCGGGATTAGATTTTGATCCAGCAACAGCTGAAGTTAAGATTGATGGCGTTGTTGCCGAAACACCAAAGGATTACACTTATGATGCAGATTCAAGAGTGTTAACAGTGAAACTAGGAGATTTAGCAACAGGTGCTTCGTCTGTGGTCACTTTTAAAGCTCAAGTTTCTTCTTCGGCTGTGGGAACAGTTATTAGCAATACAGCTTCTGTGATAGGGGACTCACCAAGAGAAGAGACATTTGTTGAAGGCCCAAATGATCCTGATGCTAAACATGAAACGTATAGTGCAACTTCCAAAAAGGCTGACAATCCTGGTGGAACAGTCTTTGGTGTTTTGGAGTTAGCTTCAGCACCGACAGAGATAGATTTTGGAAGTGTAAAGTATCAAGGTAAGACTACCCGTATTAATACAGCGCAGCATCATGGTGCGGACTTAGTTGTAAAAGATAGTCGAGCGAATAAAAAAGGTTGGTCTTTGACTGCAAAAATGACAACACCGATGACTAGTACAAACCCTGATATTCCAGCATATACATTGGATGGTGCACTCAAATATGTTTATAAAAACAATGAGATTACCTTGAATGGTGGTGCACAGGATATCATGACTCAAGCGGCTAATGCTTCAACAGCTGAAACAACGTATAACATTAGTGATACATGGTCTGAATCTGGTGACGGCTTTAAATTTGAAACTTCAGCTCAAGATGTAAAAACATTAGGCACTTACCAAGGTGAAATATTATGGGAACTGGGCGATACTCCGTAA